GTTCTGTCAATTTCCAAACACAATGACATCATGTGTTCTCGGCGCCGACATGCATTGTAAATGGTGTTAATTGGTGCCTGTTGGATTATTGAGACAAATCCCTTTCCCCTGATTCAGCCTGGACTTCGCTCTTTTGCTGCTTTTTGTTTGACAATCACACTCACAGCGACACACATACTCTCACAAAGGCCCAGTGTTCCTCTGCTGAAGAGTTCGTGTTACTGCCTAATGTCTAATTCTTGCTCTGATGGTACTGATAGACTTAAGTCAACAATGCCAACTATGACTTGGatctacacaagagaaaataaatGGAGCTTTCCTCCATAATGTGTTATTTTTCTggaaattgatttttaaatgtaatttgcaGTGGAAAATGTCACCCTTTCAGATGCTGACATGGTCAATAACAACGTGAGGCAACACAGAAGTGAGAAAGCAGAAGTGTGACATAGTTGAGGCACCGATGTATTCAGTAAAGCCTTTGGGAGCGAGTAGCATTAGCCTTTACTAATGTAATCTTTACCCATGTACGTTAAGAATATTATAGATGACGTCATAGGAAAATGATCGCAACAAACGAGGTCAGTAAATTTGTTTGCCTGTTAATCATATTGCTGATTTGAAGTTTTGTCTCGAGGTTTTAAACGCAACATCGAATTGATTCAAAAACATCAATAAGTTCTCAAAATGTTCTGAAGCAAAGGGTCAAAGTCAGTTTCACTGTTTTCTTAACAAGTTTAACCCGACACAGCGTAATGGTTAGCATGTGCATTTCATTAGGGAAATGTGGCTGTGAAGGCTCTTGCGACAAGACCTGCGGATCGGCGTCTAAATCCAAACATGAAGTCAGCAAGACCAGCCCAACCAAGAGAAGCCCTTACAAGCCACAAGGTGAGCTCAAGTCCGCTTAGATGTCAAATTAGTACTAGTAATTTTGATTTGAATTCTCGTAGTGCCTCCCAAACCTGCGCATCTCCAGAGTCCAATGACGACAGGATCGTCGTCTTCATCCAGGTTACTCCCACCACGTCAATTGAATGAAGATAAGACTCAAATCACAGTGACTTGCTGTTACACGTCCCCGAGTTTTCCAAATGAGGCGTGTGTAAGCCCCGCCAGGCTGTCACCTTCTCAGAAGATCCCAAAATTGGCAAGCAGTCCAACGTTGGGGTCCCCGAGTCCGGGCAAGAGAGGCATACACAATTGTAGCCCCTTAAAGGAGGGAGGCCACAGCCCTGCCAAGTTGTCCCCGAGAAACCGAAGCCCTCTCTTGGGACTACTGAAGACTCCTAGCCCTATTCAGGGTAAGATGGGCAGCTACAGCCCTGCGAGTACCTCCAAATCCTGGCTCGGTTTGCACAAGATCCCAAGTGAGAAAAATTTAGTGCAAGAGAAGCATGCAGGGAAATCTTTAAGTGTTCCCAACTTGATTGTGTACTTAGACGAAAGGTTAGTGTTAGTCCGCCGTGATTTAGTCCAACTTAGAATTACAAGTAACTCAGTGTGTTCTTGCAGAACGCCGTCGGATAAACCAGAACGTAGTAGGTCCCCTGTCAAGGCGCCAGTGGACCTCGGAATGAACTGCACCGTGGAGGAAGTCTCTCCTCGACGGGAAACCGATCCAATCCCAGGGGCCAAGATCCGTGCAGGATCTAGGTTCTCCTGCAAATGGGCCGAGGCTGCTCATGAGGACAAACGAGAGGAGCGAGTTGAGAAGATTACAGAGAAAGTAAAGGAGGAGAACACTGAGCAGAAGTTGTTCAAAATAGCCAATGAACTTCTACACACAGAGAGGGCCTACGTGGCTCGCCTCCACCTCTTAGACCAGGTCAGTGTTGGTACGGTTTGGACCACGCCGTTAAGATATTTAAACAAATCCCGTTTCAGATTTTCTGTCAGCGCCTAACTGACGAAGCTGGACGTGGCTCCTTTCCAGCCGAAGTGGTGCGAAACATCTTCTCCAACATCTCATCCATCTACTCCTTCCACAGCCAGTTCCTGCTGCCTGATCTTGAGGACTGCATTGCACACTGGTCAGTCTTGTGATGTAACCTTCTTGATACTCGTGGTTTGGCACTGATGATTCTAGATTGTCATCATCTGTGTCAATCTCATCCAGGCATGAGCGCCCAGGTTTGGGCAATGTCCTCCTGCAGCACGCCCCTTTCCTTAGGATGTACGCCGACTACGTCAGGAACTTTGACCAGGCCATGGAGCTGGTGAGAATATGGACTGAGCGCTCTTCTGCTTTCCGAAACATCATTGAGGACATCCAGGTAGGATCAGAAAAATGTCGGCAGTGGAATACCAAGTTTCAAGTAATCCATTTTCCATGTAGAGTCAGGAAGTGTGTGGCAGCCTGACTCTGCAGCATCACATGCTGGAACCGGTCCAGAGAATTCCTCGCTACGAGTTGCTGCTTAGGGATTACGTAAAGAAATTACCACCCACTTACCCAGACTTTGAGTTTGCTCATAGTGAGTATCGCGACTACATATTCAGTAGATCTGTTTGGACAATCATTGTTTATCTCTGCACAGAATCCCTGCAGACAATTTCCATGGCTGCCAACCACTCAAACAGTGCCGTCCACCAAGCTGTATGTCACTTTATAGACATTTTTAGATGCCGAACGAGGCACAATGACTTTGTCTCACGTAGGAGAGCATCAAGAGGTTGCTGGAGATCTACGAAATGGTCGGCGAGGAAGAAGTGGTGAATCCCACCAACGAATTTCTCAGAGAGGGTCGTCTGGTCAAGCTGGCCGCGAGGAACACTTCGGCAATGGAGCGCCACCTTTTTCTGGTACTACAAAACTAGGAATCCAGTCTGAGAATGGCTTGGTCACTAGGGTTGCCCATGAACTCCTTGCCAGTCACGTTGGTCTTTTGTCTTTCAGTTCAACAACTTTCTTCTGTGCTGTACGCCAAAGTTCAGCCTGGTTGGCCAGCGCTTTACGGTGCGCTGCCGTATAGGAGTGGACGGCATGCAGGTGCAGGAGACTGCAAATGAGGACCACCCGTACGCCTTCCAGGTGTCGGGAAAGGAGAAAACCCTTGAGCTGCAAGCCAGGTATATCTTTAAAAACTACTTTGGTGTGGtatttatatatgtaaaaacataattatctgctgtgtctaccgagctcctgattcaaatgtctagtttactgagtatatggaaaagatactgtataaaacgaataatcagcatgttttcgttgtggagacattcatcttgggataaaatatgtacagcatgttgtttgattttatacATTAATGTCtaatgaaactgttacagtgacctttgtgtgcgccaattgttacaagaaaaccattttcagtcgctactcacaccagctgtgataagaaataatcacttttgcaacacacatagccacaacaaaatgttccacagcaaacagatgcaaaaatgtcagggacatgacaa
This sequence is a window from Corythoichthys intestinalis isolate RoL2023-P3 chromosome 13, ASM3026506v1, whole genome shotgun sequence. Protein-coding genes within it:
- the LOC130927727 gene encoding FYVE, RhoGEF and PH domain-containing protein 4-like isoform X1 codes for the protein MFDLKKRNSLTLNNSSREVEEFRRVAVRRKAKGAAPDSHTGKCGCEGSCDKTCGSASKSKHEVSKTSPTKRSPYKPQVPPKPAHLQSPMTTGSSSSSRLLPPRQLNEDKTQITVTCCYTSPSFPNEACVSPARLSPSQKIPKLASSPTLGSPSPGKRGIHNCSPLKEGGHSPAKLSPRNRSPLLGLLKTPSPIQGKMGSYSPASTSKSWLGLHKIPSEKNLVQEKHAGKSLSVPNLIVYLDERTPSDKPERSRSPVKAPVDLGMNCTVEEVSPRRETDPIPGAKIRAGSRFSCKWAEAAHEDKREERVEKITEKVKEENTEQKLFKIANELLHTERAYVARLHLLDQIFCQRLTDEAGRGSFPAEVVRNIFSNISSIYSFHSQFLLPDLEDCIAHWHERPGLGNVLLQHAPFLRMYADYVRNFDQAMELVRIWTERSSAFRNIIEDIQSQEVCGSLTLQHHMLEPVQRIPRYELLLRDYVKKLPPTYPDFEFAHKSLQTISMAANHSNSAVHQAESIKRLLEIYEMVGEEEVVNPTNEFLREGRLVKLAARNTSAMERHLFLFNNFLLCCTPKFSLVGQRFTVRCRIGVDGMQVQETANEDHPYAFQVSGKEKTLELQASSEQDRDDWIKVIQDAIDVFQKKNETFKSASKELNVEEPAEELGRRAPRWIRDNEVTLCMKCQEPFNALTRRRHHCRACGCVVCHKCSDNKVALAYDGNKLNKVCKSCYSILTGQRAGSTKRPTSELESYPSSCVINGFLQYGDNPKTWQRVWAVLTKTEPQLLSLYAAPQDMKPLSSIPLLGYTINDPSKDHSYFNLRQSKINHTFTCDDTDTKQAWLAALKLAVTGSDDCTSESSGEELIVL
- the LOC130927727 gene encoding FYVE, RhoGEF and PH domain-containing protein 4-like isoform X2 is translated as MTTGSSSSSRLLPPRQLNEDKTQITVTCCYTSPSFPNEACVSPARLSPSQKIPKLASSPTLGSPSPGKRGIHNCSPLKEGGHSPAKLSPRNRSPLLGLLKTPSPIQGKMGSYSPASTSKSWLGLHKIPSEKNLVQEKHAGKSLSVPNLIVYLDERTPSDKPERSRSPVKAPVDLGMNCTVEEVSPRRETDPIPGAKIRAGSRFSCKWAEAAHEDKREERVEKITEKVKEENTEQKLFKIANELLHTERAYVARLHLLDQIFCQRLTDEAGRGSFPAEVVRNIFSNISSIYSFHSQFLLPDLEDCIAHWHERPGLGNVLLQHAPFLRMYADYVRNFDQAMELVRIWTERSSAFRNIIEDIQSQEVCGSLTLQHHMLEPVQRIPRYELLLRDYVKKLPPTYPDFEFAHKSLQTISMAANHSNSAVHQAESIKRLLEIYEMVGEEEVVNPTNEFLREGRLVKLAARNTSAMERHLFLFNNFLLCCTPKFSLVGQRFTVRCRIGVDGMQVQETANEDHPYAFQVSGKEKTLELQASSEQDRDDWIKVIQDAIDVFQKKNETFKSASKELNVEEPAEELGRRAPRWIRDNEVTLCMKCQEPFNALTRRRHHCRACGCVVCHKCSDNKVALAYDGNKLNKVCKSCYSILTGQRAGSTKRPTSELESYPSSCVINGFLQYGDNPKTWQRVWAVLTKTEPQLLSLYAAPQDMKPLSSIPLLGYTINDPSKDHSYFNLRQSKINHTFTCDDTDTKQAWLAALKLAVTGSDDCTSESSGEELIVL